One Melospiza melodia melodia isolate bMelMel2 chromosome 1, bMelMel2.pri, whole genome shotgun sequence genomic window carries:
- the LOC134431043 gene encoding leucine-rich repeat-containing protein 14-like isoform X2, translating into MDSLLFLCARRVVAHRPLPVLPADLHPVLFQAAFLDGRPLVLRDLVAAWPFPVLNFQRLVGRRELLRDHPCKLCVQAVILAVVAQLRRQLEEPGHDASLRVLDITGLPDSASGRAPDGMSVWSGTVALAKACVEVSKHRREFQRRGSKRHKGRSGAATAAAAPQPPGVDVHADLFVNGTSYGILRDALRTGSAGPLRLKCRELQAEELSASAIAALLESLDPSFLRRVDLRFNNLGLAGLSVILPHLSRFPELRSLKLQYSNVDVRRPTPESAIGIRCLAGQLGMLPSLRELNLGSSRLSGNLRQILCDLQAPLESLELAFCSLVPADLAFLSQSFHAPALKRLDLSGHDFSQGLLEPLRLLLEETSASLLHLDLMECRMADPHLDALLPTLRRCSRLRFLGLYGNSLSTAALKELLRKTLELPDLRLVVYPFPVDCYRPQGSRWGLGAAVDEEMVAMVEVELGRMLEGSGRSDLVWSSNPCGHGQLDFFAL; encoded by the exons ATGgattccctcctcttcctctgcgcCCGCCGCGTCGTCGCCCACCGCCCTCTTCCCGTCCTTCCCGCCGATCTCCACCCCGTCCTCTTCCAGGCGGCGTTCCTGGACGGGCGGCCCCTGGTGCTGCGGGACCTGGTGGCCGCGTGGCCGTTCCCGGTGCTCAACTTCCAGCGGCTGGTGGGGCGCCGGGAGCTGCTGCGGGAccatccctgcaagctctgcGTCCAGGCCGTCATCCTGGCCGTGGTGGCGCAGCTGCGGCGGCAGCTGGAGGAGCCCGGCCACGACGCCAG CCTGCGCGTTCTGGACATCACCGGCCTCCCGGACTCGGCGTCCGGCCGCGCTCCGGACGGGATGAGCGTCTGGTCGGGCACGGTGGCTTTGGCCAAGGCTTGCGTGGAGGTGTCCAAGCACCGGCGGGAATTCCAGCGGCGCGGATCCAAGCGGCACAAAGGCCGCTCCGGCGCCGCCACGGCCGCGGCCGCTCCGCAGCCGCCGGGCGTCGACGTCCACGCCGACCTGTTCGTCAACGGGACGTCCTACGGGATCCTGCGCGACGCGCTCCGCACCGGATCCGCCGGCCCGCTGCGCCTCAAGTGCCGCGAGCTCCAAGCCGAGGAGCTCTCGGCGTCGGCCATCGCGGCCTTGCTGGAATCGCTGGACCCGTCCTTCCTGCGCAGGGTGGACCTGAGATTCAACAAcctggggctggccgggctctCGGTGATCCTGCCGCACCTCTCGCGCTTCCCGGAGCTGCGCAGCCTCAAGCTGCAGTACAGCAACGTGGACGTGCGGCGCCCCACGCCCGAGTCGGCCATCGGCATCCGGTGCCTGGCCGGGCAGCTGGGAATGCTGCCCAGCCTGCGCGAGCTCAACCTGGGATCCTCCCGGCTCTCCGGGAACCTGCGCCAGATCCTCTG CGACCTCCAGGCCCCGTTGGAGAGCTTGGAATTGGCCTTCTGCTCCCTCGTCCCCGCCGACCTCGCCTTCCTCTCCCAGAGCTTCCACGCGCCGGCCCTCAAGCGCCTGGACCTGAGCGGCCACGACTTCTCCCAGGGCCTCCTGGAgccgctgcggctgctgctggaggagaccTCGGCCTCGCTGCTGCACCTGGACCTCATGGAATGCCGCATGGCCGACCCCCACCTGGACGCGCTGCTGCCGACGCTGCGCCGCTGCTCCCGCCTGCGCTTCCTGGGACTCTACGGCAACTCCCTGTCCACGGCCGCGCTCAAGGAGCTGCTCCGCAAGACCCTGGAGCTGCCCGACCTCCGCCTGGTGGTCTACCCCTTCCCCGTGGATTGCTACAGGCCGCAGGGGTCGCGGTGGGGTTTGGGGGCCGCGGTGGATGAGGAGATGGTGGCCATGGTGGAGGTGGAGTTGGGGCGGATGCTGGAGGGTTCCGGGCGGAGCGACCTCGTGTGGAGCTCCAACCCCTGCGGGCACGGGCAGTTGGATTTCTTCGCGTTGTGA
- the LOC134431043 gene encoding leucine-rich repeat-containing protein 14-like isoform X1: MVFSVVAQLRRQLEEPGHDASLRVLDITGLPDSASGRAPDGMSVWSGTVALAKACVEVSKHRREFQRRGSKRHKGRSGAATAAAAPQPPGVDVHADLFVNGTSYGILRDALRTGSAGPLRLKCRELQAEELSASAIAALLESLDPSFLRRVDLRFNNLGLAGLSVILPHLSRFPELRSLKLQYSNVDVRRPTPESAIGIRCLAGQLGMLPSLRELNLGSSRLSGNLRQILCDLQAPLESLELAFCSLVPADLAFLSQSFHAPALKRLDLSGHDFSQGLLEPLRLLLEETSASLLHLDLMECRMADPHLDALLPTLRRCSRLRFLGLYGNSLSTAALKELLRKTLELPDLRLVVYPFPVDCYRPQGSRWGLGAAVDEEMVAMVEVELGRMLEGSGRSDLVWSSNPCGHGQLDFFAL; the protein is encoded by the exons atggttttttccGTGGTGGCGCAGCTGCGGCGGCAGCTGGAGGAGCCCGGCCACGACGCCAG CCTGCGCGTTCTGGACATCACCGGCCTCCCGGACTCGGCGTCCGGCCGCGCTCCGGACGGGATGAGCGTCTGGTCGGGCACGGTGGCTTTGGCCAAGGCTTGCGTGGAGGTGTCCAAGCACCGGCGGGAATTCCAGCGGCGCGGATCCAAGCGGCACAAAGGCCGCTCCGGCGCCGCCACGGCCGCGGCCGCTCCGCAGCCGCCGGGCGTCGACGTCCACGCCGACCTGTTCGTCAACGGGACGTCCTACGGGATCCTGCGCGACGCGCTCCGCACCGGATCCGCCGGCCCGCTGCGCCTCAAGTGCCGCGAGCTCCAAGCCGAGGAGCTCTCGGCGTCGGCCATCGCGGCCTTGCTGGAATCGCTGGACCCGTCCTTCCTGCGCAGGGTGGACCTGAGATTCAACAAcctggggctggccgggctctCGGTGATCCTGCCGCACCTCTCGCGCTTCCCGGAGCTGCGCAGCCTCAAGCTGCAGTACAGCAACGTGGACGTGCGGCGCCCCACGCCCGAGTCGGCCATCGGCATCCGGTGCCTGGCCGGGCAGCTGGGAATGCTGCCCAGCCTGCGCGAGCTCAACCTGGGATCCTCCCGGCTCTCCGGGAACCTGCGCCAGATCCTCTG CGACCTCCAGGCCCCGTTGGAGAGCTTGGAATTGGCCTTCTGCTCCCTCGTCCCCGCCGACCTCGCCTTCCTCTCCCAGAGCTTCCACGCGCCGGCCCTCAAGCGCCTGGACCTGAGCGGCCACGACTTCTCCCAGGGCCTCCTGGAgccgctgcggctgctgctggaggagaccTCGGCCTCGCTGCTGCACCTGGACCTCATGGAATGCCGCATGGCCGACCCCCACCTGGACGCGCTGCTGCCGACGCTGCGCCGCTGCTCCCGCCTGCGCTTCCTGGGACTCTACGGCAACTCCCTGTCCACGGCCGCGCTCAAGGAGCTGCTCCGCAAGACCCTGGAGCTGCCCGACCTCCGCCTGGTGGTCTACCCCTTCCCCGTGGATTGCTACAGGCCGCAGGGGTCGCGGTGGGGTTTGGGGGCCGCGGTGGATGAGGAGATGGTGGCCATGGTGGAGGTGGAGTTGGGGCGGATGCTGGAGGGTTCCGGGCGGAGCGACCTCGTGTGGAGCTCCAACCCCTGCGGGCACGGGCAGTTGGATTTCTTCGCGTTGTGA